GGTGGAGATATAACTGCTGATTTCACGTTCCATCGGGTTCCCCTTTGACAAATCCATGCCTCCTTTATGCAGTGAACACTTGTGCTGTTTTGACTAGTATACAGGAAAATAAGCCTGTGTTTTCTGCTATTGTGGTAATTATTCCATGCTTTCAGCTGATTTACTGTTTAGGGAAGACCTCTTCCACTGTTGTTTCGTCCCCTTTTAAATTCCCCGTTAGCCACAGGTGCGACGAGTACATCTTCGACCAGATAAAACGGAATGTACCTGAACAGCTGTCACGCTACCTCCACAAAAAGAAAAACTCCTGCAAGCTCAGGAATTTAGACAGAAGAAGTTGAATTGAGCTGGTTAGCGATAATGCTTGCCGCATCTTCTATCGAAGCATAGTATTCAACGTCTTACGTCTGAAGATACGTCAGTTCCAGCACTTTGGTGTCCGGCAGGCACTTGACTTCCATCCAGTCTATTCCCTTCTTCGTAAAAGTTTGCGTGATATTAACCGTATGGTATTGGGAAATAGTCACCAAGAGATCTTTAATATGCGTTACATCCATAATCGGTTCCTCCTTTGTATTGCCGTGACTTAATCTGAAACCGTCAGGAAGTCTTGCTTGTCCAGTTAGATGCCATTATTGCCTGATTGTCCATCACTTGTCGCTGCTAGCATGCCGTCAACATCCGTTCCTCCGCTTCCGGCGTCATCAGCATCTCGCGCGGCTGCATACACTGCTGAACCTGTTCTGTCATCACATGCCCAAGCCCTTCCCCCTGGTGAGAGGGATTCACCGCAATATGACGAATGACAAAATATGCTTCCTCCACTTCCACACCGATGAGACCGACGTAATCATCTTCCTCTTTCCACAAGTACAGCTGCCGTTCGGGCTTCTCCTCATAGAGCCGGATCAACGCCTGGAGCTTTTTCACCTTCTGCTCGTTCGGCATCAGCCCGAGCAGCCCCATTGCGATTTTCTCGCATGATTTTTTGTATTTCACCAGCATAAAGCACGTCCTCTCTTCATTCGTCCGTACGGTTTACACCATGGTACTTCTAGAGACCAGTCGTCTAAATTTGACGGCTTGATACACAGGGGTCAAGGAATACAACTCATTCTGCTGGTACCGGGAAAGCCGTTCCATTTCTTGGAACGCCTCTTCGGATACCTGGTAGGTATAGATGCCATCCGGCGCAATTTACAGCTCCCGAGCAGCCTGGTTCCAGACCACTTCCTCCAGACCGACCCAGACACAATCACTGCGCTCCGGCGTTTCGATCGTCAAACGGGCAAACAGGGTGATGGACATTTGGCCATTCTCCGCATGAGTATCTTTTACGTGTGAAAAGTAGTAATGGGTATCTATTGGAGACAGGGATGGTTTTGGCATGGTCTTCACCTCTCTTCAGTTGGTTCGATTCATGATCAATCCGCAATTCTTTTGAATGCTTCCGTGAGCCGGTCCGCAAAGATTTCTGGCGGCTCGATGGCTTCGATGTGCAGGCAGACGACGTCCGCTTTCTCTTCCTGCCACTGGTGGTAATCCGTCGGCAGCGGGTGTTCATGCTGGAGCAATTCCGACAGGAACCCCTCGCACTCTTCGATCCGCAGGTACAATTCCGCCTCGTTCCGGGCCACCCCGCTATCCTGGTAATCCTTAAATGAAATAATCAGGTTAAACAGGGCCGTACGGACCAAATTCCCTTCCCCGATCTCAATGGTTCTCTTCCGGCTGAACCGGTAGTTCTCCCCGGTGGATTCCGACTCCATATTCAGCAGGGTTCCGATGTGCCGGGCCGTTGTTTCGGATGACTTCACGCCGTTCACTCCTCTATTTTCTGTGGGGTCTTATTTTATTTTGTTGAAAACCTTAAAAAGCCGCAAAGAATCGTTGGATTCTTTGCGGCTCTGAAGGGAGCCTTGTTGTCTGCAGGATGTTACCGATTTAACAAGAAAATTTCCTGCTTACTGATGCCACAATTAATTACCATTTTACAGGTTTTGAAGACCTGAGTACAGTAAGCTCCCTTTTCTCTGGTCTGACAGCTATGAAGAATCGACTGTAACCTGATCCCACTAAGTGACAGTCATCTAAGGGATATTCCAACACATTTTATCTTTTGAAAATTTGATGAACTATGTGAAAATATACTTAGCAATACGAACATCTTTTAGCCATCTATCTGTTATATTCAACTCAATTTCCGCCTTGAGAGGAGCCGACAAAGTGTCAGAAAAATTCATTCTGCATAAGTTAATGATTTTTCATTATTGACTTTTCGTCGGTGCGTCCATGGGCTAGGCGCAGCAATGAGCAGCCGGCGCAGTTTGCGTGTATATCCTTTAGTTCAATTTATATAATACAATGTTCTTTTTCTTTGCTCACTTATCATAAGCAAAAAGCTCCTGTATTCATTCGTTTGAATACAGAAGCCGTGAGAGCTTTAATCAGCATCTTGCGGAGGCACCAGTACCTCAATATGTTTTGGCAGTACCTCAATCGTAAAGGGTGTCTTGAATCCGGCTTCGCCGTCGATGTTGCAGTCCAGCGGTTCCTTTGTTTTGACCGATACGGATTTGGCATGAATGACGTCCACCGCGGGATCATGTTCCAGTCTTCCTATCATAAGTTCGCCCGCCATCCGGACAAATGCCGGGAGTGCAGCGTTTTTGACGATATAGAGATGCAGCAGGCCGTCATCTGTTTGCGCGTCAGGGGCAAGTTTTTCGAAACCGCCGACTGAATTGGTTAGTGCAGCCAGTACGAGTTTCGCTTCGCCTTCCCATCTGCCCTGGTCGTGCTCGATTTCGAAATACGTTTCTTCATCATGCGTCAGCGCTTTCAGACCTTCCAGCAGATAAGCGAACGCGCCAAGTTTCGTTTTTTGCTCGGGAGTTACATGATACGTGGCTTCAGCCAATGCGCCAAGCGCCAGTATATTCATGAAATATCGATCTCCTACTTTTGCAATGTCCACTTTTTTAACGACACCGGTCTCCAGAGCAGCGATCGCTTCTTCCGGATCCAGCGAAATGCCGAGTGCCCGTGCAAAATCATTCACCGTCCCGAGCGGAATGAATGAAAACAGCGGTTTGTATGGCTGTTCAGCAAGCCCCGCCACCGATTCATTAATGGTGCCATCCCCGCCCATTGCCATAACAAAGTCAAATTCATTTTTGCAGGCATCGGCCGCGAACCGGGTGGCGTCCCCTTCTTTTGCCGTTTCCCTGAGTTCCGTTTCGAACCCCATTCTGGACAGCGCTTCAATTACCAATTCCTTGTAAACAGGGGCTTCCTCTTTTCCGGAAGAGGGGTTTATAATAAACATAGCTCTTTTCAACAGCAAAACCTCCGCAGGTAATAATGGATGTATTCCTATTTCCCTAAAATCACCGAACGTAATCTCATAGTCCGCTGCACAGCCAGCAAGCAGAAAGAGTGAATTGGAATGCGTTTTTTTATTCGATGGTTTGTCAAATTAAGTGCAACACTTCGCCCATGAACGCTTCTTTCGCCGTTTTCCATCTCCGTGACGGCTGTGAAATCCATCTTCTTCGGAAAGAACTCGCGCAGGAGCCCATTGCCGTTTTCGTTGCTTCCCCGCTGCCAAGACGAATAGAGATCGGCGAAGTAAACGGACAGTTTCAAGTCCGCCTCAAGATTTGGGTAACAGCTGAATTCCTTGCCTCACCCATCGTGGTGCTGAACATACTGTCTCCAGAAAGCCGGCTGTGCAGCTCAACCTCAGAAGAAAGAGCGGAAGACGACCATGCGCGTCAACTCAAGAATGTCGGAGGGGTTCCCCTTCTTCAAATGATGGCAAAGGAAGAATACCATCATTAATTTGAGAAAGCGATTAAGAAACTGGAGGAGTCGTTTGACGATGCGACCCAATTTCTCAACGAGCCGTCTCCCTTTCTTCGGTTCCTGTCCAGTACAAATCACCTTGAGCGTATGAACCAAGAGGTTCGACGGCGCGAACATGTCATTCGCATCTTTCCCAACCAGCAGTCGGCGTTCCGCCTGATCGGCGCTGTGCTTATGGAAGAAGACCAGAAATACTGGACAAAACGCTCAATCATGATTCCGGATGCCGGCAATACGTTTTTCTGATCGAAAGGGTGCCCCTTCCCATCAGAAAGACGAAACCCAACACCAAAAGATTTCAAGTAAACAAGGCACAAGAGAATTACATATAATTAAAGACTTGACTCCCAAACAAGCTTTATAAGTCATTTAGTAACAGGAATAGAGGTGCAAGAGAGTTCTTCCCTTTAGAAATAACAATTACCTCAGCGTGTTTACCGATTGCTGGAATCTCGATCAAAGCGGGTGTGAGGCCGGCCAGTTCCGGTTCGAGCTCAACTGCCGGCGGCTCTTCGGCGGCCGCTTCCGAAATGTCAGTCTTTATCTCTTCCGGTTCTTGCACTTCCGTAAGAGCCGGCTGCTGCACCGCGGTTTCCGTTAGGGCCGGCTGAACAGGTTCTATTTCTGCAATTCCATTTGACGGATTCATTATTCTGTACAGCGTCTTCATTTGTCGGATATACTGGGTTTTGGTTTTCAGAATGGTAGAGGGGTAGTTGGAATGGTGAATTTAGCACAGCAGCTTTCATATGTCTATTGGATTGGGGGTTCTCCTTGCGCCGGAAAAACCTCTATCGCTCGCATGCTGGTAAATGAATATGGTTTTACCTACTATAAAAGCGATGATTTATATGATGAGCATTTGCTCAAAAACAATTGGGAACAACATCCAAATATGAGCCGATTAAAGGTATTATCTTGGACCCAGTATTGGTCGCGCCGCTTTTGTTCAGTTCCGGTGGAACAGCAGGTCCAGGAATCAATCGCCCTTTATTAAGAAGAATTTTCGTTGGTGGTGGAGGATTTGCTGGCGCTTCCGGATTCTTCGCCCATTCTCGTTGAAGGATCCGTTGTTATGCCAAAACAAGTCGCCCCTTTATTGTTGGGAGCTAATCAGGCCATCTGGCTGTTTCCGACTCCGGAATTTCAAGTCAGTCATTATTCCAAGCGGGAATGGATCCATCAAATTCTGGAGCAAACAGAGGAGCCATCAGAAGCTTTTCGTAGCTGGATACAAAAAGAGATGGGATTCGCTGAAAAGATTCACAAGGACCCGAGCTGTACGGTTTCAAATCGATTAAAGTGGATGGCAACCATACAATTGACCAAAACTTCTCTGCCGTTAACGATTATTCTCAGTTGGAAGCCAGTTATAGACTGCCAAGCGTTAATAGTGATTCATAAGCATATGGCAGTAAACTCTGATACTGTTTACTGTAAATATAAATCGTCTGCTTATGATCTATCTTGTTCTGCTCTCAATTCGTTGCTTAACTCCCCTACTGTGTCTCGTTAAAAAGTTCATTTAGTTAACTAAGCTGCTTCGAATGCCTTGTGCTACAATAAGGGTCAACATACAAGATGGAGAAGTTTTATTTCTCTTAGTCTTATTCTACTCTGGAAAGGAGTGGGTGAAATGTCAGAGGAACATTTACGAAAAATGCTAGAGACCCTTTCTCTTTATAATACGACAAACATCACCCAAACTTTTGATCAGAATGGAGAATCAGTAATTAAGGTTTCTATTTTACCTAACACGGAAACGTTTAAAGTGACCCATCTTCCGACTCAAACAATCGCGTATTTTGATAGCCAAAATGATGTAATCAACGCCATTAAAGGACTGTTGAACGAATAGCCTCTTACTCGAAAAGCCTCCAATCGCATTGGAGGCTTTTGCTCAACGCGTGACACTTATCAAAAGACAATTGGAAAGGGGTGAAACAGCATGTCAATAGAATTATGGCAGACATGGAGCAATATCGGCAATTTATTTTTTCTGCTGAATATCATACTGGCTGTCATTATTATTTTTTATGAACGGAAAAATTCCTCTTCATTATGGGCTTGGCTCATGGTTCTCTTTTTTCTGCCCGTCGTCGGTTTTTTTCTGTATTTCTTTTTTGGCCGGACCTTTAAAAAGGACAAACTAAAACACCAGTCTGCTTACTACCACCCTGAATTGGAAAACATCTCTGAACACCAACTGCATGAGGTGACGACTGGTTCATTCCACCATTATTCTTCTGTCACACGAGAGCTGGAAGGCCTTATTTTGATGAATTTAAAAAGTGAAACGGCTCCGCTCACGCAAAATAACAGATTAAGCATTTACACAGATGGCAGAGATAAATTTGATGCACTATTTGAGGATATTCGGCAAGCAAAAGACCATATCCACTTGGAGTACTACATTGTGAGAAAAGATACGCTGGCAAAGCAGTTATTGACTTTGTTGGCTGAAAAAGCACGCCAAGGCGTGAAAACGCTATTGTTGTACGATGCCGTCGGCTCCAATTCAGTGAACAAGGAGTTTTTGACCGATTTCCTGGAAGCCGGTGGCAAAGCGGAACCGTTCATGCCCTCTAAGCTTCCGATTGTCAATTCGCATATGAATTACCGAAACCATCGGAAAATCGCTGTCATCGATGGAACGATTGGCTACACTGGTGGTTTCAACATCGGCGATGAATACCTCGGTAAAAAAGCAAAATTCGGTTACTGGCGCGATACACATCTCCGAATTACGGGAGGGGCTGTCCACTCACTCCAACACCGCTTTCTGCTTGATTGGAATGAAGCTTCTCATCAACATCCCATAAAATACGCTTCCGCTTATTTTCCAACGCCCGATAACCATGCCGGGGCTGCCATCCAACTGGTTTCAAGTGGCCCGGACAGTGAGCTTTCACAAATCAAGAATGGTTTCCTTAAACTGATTTTACGAGCCCAGGAATCCATCTATATTCAAACACCTTATTTCATACCGGATATCACCATCATGGATGCATTGCGTGTAGCTGCACTCAGCGGAATCGATGTACAGATTATGATTCCCGACAAATCGGATCATCCATTCGTACATACCGCGACATTGTCAGTCATCGGCGATTTATTGGATACCGGAGCAAAAGTTTATACGTACCATAATGGATTTTTACATGCCAAGACCTTAATCATTGACCGGAAAGTAGTTACGACAGGATCGGCTAATATGGATCTCCGGAGTTTCCACTTGAACTTCGAAGGAAATGTTTTTATTTACGACCGGGAAGTTGCCAGCGCCATGGCAGATATTTTCTTCCGGGATGTGGAACTATCGGGAGAACTAACAATAGAAGATTATAAAAATCGCTCCTTGTCTGAGAAAGCTAGACAGCGGTTTGCCCGACTAATGGCTCCACTTCTTTAAGATCTGTTACTCAATCTCTTCCTTGGGGGCGCTAGCTGTTTTTTCTATTCAGCAGATCACCCAGCCACCCTTTTCCCTTCAAGTAGAAGTATAAGATCAGTGTATTGATAAATATGAACAATCCTGCAAATAAATAAGCGTATGTCCAATTCAATTCTGGCATATGGACGAAATTCATACCCCACCAGGCTCCCCAAGCGGAAATTGGTGCGAATAGCAGTGTGATGACCGTCAGCGTCTTCATGATTTCGTTCCCCATGACCGAGGCGGTGATGCTTTCCAGATCGACCATGGTCGTCACTTCCTGGGTATACTCGCTGATTAAATAGTGACAGCGGTCGAGCTGCTTGCCCGCTCTCTTGTAAAAGACCTGATTCTGATCCTTTTCTTCGAATGTTTCTTTTATCGCCATATGTATTTCTTGGACAGGGATGACCAGGTTTTTCAACACGAGCAATTGATGGCGAAGGTCCATCAGTTGGTCCAGCACTCTCTGTCCATTCGATTTTTGCAGCTTCCATAATAGATCTCGAATACTCATTTCCATGGCATCAATTTGGGTCAGAATACTGTCAATCACTTCGTCGATAATCGTCATCATTCCTTCAATCGCAGTGTCCACTGTCTCCATATTCTGCAGTACTAGTTCCTTGTCCATGCTTTTAGCATTGATAAAATCTACATTGCCAGTAATCAGTGTGTCTCGTGACAAGAAAAAATGGAAGATTTTCTGGGAATTCTCATCATTGGGTTTCACTTCATAGATTAAGGAACCCCATATCGCTTCCTTTTGGCTGATGTTCCGGTTCATCTGTAAGGTATTACGCTCTTCGTACCCCGCTTGCTTAATCCACTTATTTGGAACTTTATATTTGGTAGTCAGTTTACGCAACTCGTCTTCTTCCGTCAGGAAATCGATTTCAGCCCATTTCCACTGACCGTCAGAAAATGCATGTTCCTTCATGATAGTTTCCTCCTTTCTTTTTAGTAAACCTAAAATGGGAGATAACTCCCTTCATAACTTTCTACAGGAGTCTGATCTCCTCTTGCTCCACCTTACTCCTTTTCTTTGGCAAAAGGCAATGGCTAGGGATGACGCCACCGGATTTGGATACTCAATTCGTGAAATAGGAAAAAGTTGCGCCAGGAATCAAATGATTTAATAGTTCTTCTCAATACCTCTATGAATCGATAAAATCAATCTCTGGATTAATTGGATTTCTCATCTTAAACTTGTTTCTGCTTGATTGCTTTTTGCAATTTATCGTATTTTGACACATTATCGGTCGCTTTTGCGAGCTGGTAAAGCTTCTCCAGTAACAAACTGCTTGTGAATGAGACGGAGATTAGAACAAGCGACTGTAAAAAATGAAGTTCCGGGTCTGGAACTTCACAAGTTTTCCTATCACGCCTTTTTCTGCTCGATCGCTTTTTTTAGCTTCTCGTACTCTGTTCCATTCCCTGTCGCATTTGCAAGCAAATCTAGTTTTTCCAATAACAAATCGCGGTCAATATCATAAATGATTTCCTGTGATACATTTTCGATTGTATTCTCAGCGAAACGCCAAATGTGGGTATGGCGAATCGGGTTTGATGACTGAGCCAACATTCGAAGGGCAGACACAATTTCAATGATAATCGGAAGATCGCCTTTCGCATAATGCCGGATCATTCCGAAACCTCTATATAGTGCGCCTTCAAAATGCTGCTCTCGGGTAATCACCCGGACCTGCTTGTCTGAATCAGCAAGATATGGTGTAAATGTAATGTGCTCATCAATGGCCCGCATCAAGTTAGCCAGCTGATAGATGGCATTGATAGCCGAACGGGGATCCCCGTTGCTAATTGATTTGATGGCCACTTCTGCCAGCTTGCTCATCGCCGCATAATTGTCCTGGATTTCCGTTTCTTTATTGCCGAATGCAAAGCATTTCGTATACACTTCTTCATCCACTTTGTCTGCCCCTAGTCCCCAGTAGGAAAATAATGGGTTGCCGGCCAGCATGAAATCGCCTATTCGTTCGTGGAGTGCAATGATTATATCCTCTTTCTGGGCCGCGCTGACCATGCCTTGAAAATCAACAAGCTGAATGTAGCCAGCGGCAGGTGCTTTCACTATCTTTGCGTGTTTCCGGAGCTCTTCTTTAAGATCTCCTGCTTTCACTACTTTCAGTTTTTCCATATCTTCTGTCAGGTTTTTTTGGATAATCTCTTCGGAGATAAGCCGCATATTCCATGTAATATTATGCACTTGCATCCAATAGATGGCGTGATTAATGAAAAAAAGGAAGATGATGGCCGTGCTAAATGTCATAAACACTGTCAGTAGCGGAACAAGGACAAATTCATCCTGCTGAAAATTATTCATGAATAAAAACAGGAGCAGCACGTAGATAAAACTGCCATTGAATAGACCGACGAAATGCTGGGTCTCTCTTGTGGCAATAAAATCCTGCAGCATGCGCGGTGAAAACTGACTGCTTAATGTAGTCAGAAATACCAGCAGGATGTTTAACGTAAACGCGCCCAGCAGCAAAATCGAAGCGATCAATGTACTTACCAGTGTCCGGGTCGCTTCATGATTGAAGGCAAAGAAGCTGGCGCGTACGGAGAGATCAACTTGCATGTCGATCAAGAGCGTGACAATTGCAAGGACGGCAGCTGCCATGACATACGCCAGTGGTTTAAACCAAAGTGACTGGTGTATTTCATGCTTCCGCTGCCGCCGGGACATCCGAAAATATTTCCTTATTTCTCTTGGCAGAAATTTTATCAACATACACCAGGTTCTCCTTTCGATTCCGGTCAAGAAGAGGCAGAGAAAACTAATTCAAGATACTAATCAAACCTACCGATATTTGGTTAATCAGCAGCTGCACGCGATTTATATATGTTGCCGATGAAGAAGCAAGCGGCAACCAGAACGAAGAGTAAGAGCGGCATGGTAAGTCACGACAGAGTGGAAATCGCATTGCCGAACGCCGTGTATAAAACGGCCAGCCCAAGAAGTGAATACAGCGCATACTCCTTATATGAACTCGTCACTTCCATTAAATACACGCTCAGCAGATTGAAACTGATGAACGGCATAATACGCAATATCAGGACCTGACCGAGGGAAATCGTTTTATCGTGCATAAGTTTCTCCCTGAGGTGATCGATCTTCCCTTTGAATTTCGGAAACTTGTCAACCATCCCATACGTAACGAGGGCGACGATTGACAGCCCGATATAAAACAGCAGCGCTCCTTTGACAAAGCCGAACACCACGCCCCGTGATGCATAATACCACAACGACGGGCAAAAACAGCAGCGGTCGGATGAATGCAGCAGAATAAAAAGAACGGGAGCGAACCAGCCGGCACTGTCAATAAACGCTTTCATCGTTCCATAAAACTGTTCCATTAGAATCCTCCTGCAGAAACGCGATTTCTCCTCTCTATAGATAGAGGATTTGAAAACGAATCTTTCAATAGATATACGAGATATACGGAATCCGTTGATTCGTTAATCATTCCAAAGAATTGCAGAAAGAAGATAATCTCTCTGTGCGGGAGAACACGATGGCCCCCAATCAGTTATTCTTGATAATCAGCAAGGAAACAACCGATGTTTCATCTGAAGTAGTTATAAACCTTCCTTCTAATCGCGAGTATAGATGAAGGGAACGAAACAGAAAGACCTCACTTAAAGAATAGCCGTTCCGTCTTTAATATACAGCAGAAGAAAGCAAAACAGGAGGGAAAGGATAACAAAACAGGCCTAGTTATATTCACGTACCGACTGTTTGTCCAGAAGGCCATTGGCGCGCATCGGATTCGAGGGCACTGAGAAGTTTTCTTCTGCCTCCCTGAAGTTGTTCAACTTCTGCTTTAAATTCTTTATCGGTCATCGTCGGCAAACCGAAAATCCGAATATCGTCTAAATTAGCGATGGACGGAACTTGTCCAGCTGTTTTAATGAGCCGGGGTGAAAGTGCATCCAAGTAGCCTTCAATACTTGATCTTGCTTCTTGAATCAATACCCTATTCGGCTGACACGGCTCAGGAACGCCGGATCGAAGAATTGTCAGTGCTTCATCAAGACAGTGACTGCAACTGATGTAGCTTGTTCGTCCTGCGGACAGTGATAGTAGTACAGAACCGGATAGGCTTTGGGCTGTGCGGCCAAGGTGCTGAGTCGTGAAGAAGTGGAACTTAACAGCAAATTAATATCGGAAAAATCATTGCCATTCCACGTGTTTCTCACAAATTGACTTTCCGATTTGCCAATTGCGGTAATACTGGAAGCAAACGAACGTTGCTGTATGACTGAATTGAGAATGGATAGTGTGTATGTGGCACCAAGCGTCAGAAACAAAAAGCCGTTTCCTGATTGATGCAGCTGCGGTAGCCACTTGCCAGAAACCCTCTCTTGGAATATAATCGCCAACGCCAAGCGTGAATATGATATATCCCATAAAATAAACCCGCTCACTCCAGTTGATCGGCTTGTCATCGCGTGTATCAACCACCGAATGGATATCCCCGGAAAAAACCAGCAGCCATCCGAGCCATAGTAACCCAATCCACGTTAAGAGTGTTGTGGCCAAAACGGCCGGTCCTGCCAGACTGAGCAGCAAAGGGTGACCCCTGCTGATTCCCCTCGTCATCTTCCATAAGAATCTCGATAATCGGCTGGAGATGGGCCCGGCTCCTCCGTCCACCCAAAGCGTTGTCCAGAAAACATCTATCGTCACGAACAGCAATAGACCAATGCCGGCCACTAAATAAATCCATTCCATGTACTTATTCTCCTTTCTATGATGCTCCTGCTACAGTTTCGCTTTGGTTTCATCCGGCACTGCAGGTTGTACTTCTGCAAAATCTGTTGCATGGCGTTCCGCTTCAGTTTTATGCCCTATCGCTTCTTCAGGAGATGCCGGGTTTTCCGGTGGCCATTGCGGTAGCCGGTTTGGCGGCATAGTTGATTAACTGCTTCTTCCTTGGCTGTCACTGTTTCCGCTACACCTTCGGTTAACCACCGGTAATAAGTAGACCGTGGCACGCCAAGGGCCAACAGGACCAAACTAAACACTATGCAAGACGGCAATGGATTCACGGAATTCTGGAACAGACAGAACATCCGGAAGAAGCGTTTGATCGATGGATGAAACAAGAGACCGGGTTTGCTAAGAAAGTGTACGAAGATACACAACTGCATGGCTTTAAGTCGATTGAAGTGGACGGAGAGAATAC
Above is a genomic segment from Planococcus lenghuensis containing:
- a CDS encoding TVP38/TMEM64 family protein — encoded protein: MEQFYGTMKAFIDSAGWFAPVLFILLHSSDRCCFCPSLWYYASRGVVFGFVKGALLFYIGLSIVALVTYGMVDKFPKFKGKIDHLREKLMHDKTISLGQVLILRIMPFISFNLLSVYLMEVTSSYKEYALYSLLGLAVLYTAFGNAISTLS
- a CDS encoding GNAT family N-acetyltransferase; amino-acid sequence: MLVKYKKSCEKIAMGLLGLMPNEQKVKKLQALIRLYEEKPERQLYLWKEEDDYVGLIGVEVEEAYFVIRHIAVNPSHQGEGLGHVMTEQVQQCMQPREMLMTPEAEERMLTAC
- the cls gene encoding cardiolipin synthase; this translates as MSIELWQTWSNIGNLFFLLNIILAVIIIFYERKNSSSLWAWLMVLFFLPVVGFFLYFFFGRTFKKDKLKHQSAYYHPELENISEHQLHEVTTGSFHHYSSVTRELEGLILMNLKSETAPLTQNNRLSIYTDGRDKFDALFEDIRQAKDHIHLEYYIVRKDTLAKQLLTLLAEKARQGVKTLLLYDAVGSNSVNKEFLTDFLEAGGKAEPFMPSKLPIVNSHMNYRNHRKIAVIDGTIGYTGGFNIGDEYLGKKAKFGYWRDTHLRITGGAVHSLQHRFLLDWNEASHQHPIKYASAYFPTPDNHAGAAIQLVSSGPDSELSQIKNGFLKLILRAQESIYIQTPYFIPDITIMDALRVAALSGIDVQIMIPDKSDHPFVHTATLSVIGDLLDTGAKVYTYHNGFLHAKTLIIDRKVVTTGSANMDLRSFHLNFEGNVFIYDREVASAMADIFFRDVELSGELTIEDYKNRSLSEKARQRFARLMAPLL
- a CDS encoding diacylglycerol/lipid kinase family protein — its product is MKRAMFIINPSSGKEEAPVYKELVIEALSRMGFETELRETAKEGDATRFAADACKNEFDFVMAMGGDGTINESVAGLAEQPYKPLFSFIPLGTVNDFARALGISLDPEEAIAALETGVVKKVDIAKVGDRYFMNILALGALAEATYHVTPEQKTKLGAFAYLLEGLKALTHDEETYFEIEHDQGRWEGEAKLVLAALTNSVGGFEKLAPDAQTDDGLLHLYIVKNAALPAFVRMAGELMIGRLEHDPAVDVIHAKSVSVKTKEPLDCNIDGEAGFKTPFTIEVLPKHIEVLVPPQDAD
- a CDS encoding nucleoside/nucleotide kinase family protein; the protein is MVNLAQQLSYVYWIGGSPCAGKTSIARMLVNEYGFTYYKSDDLYDEHLLKNNWEQHPNMSRLKVLSWTQYWSRRFCSVPVEQQVQESIALY
- a CDS encoding DUF1797 family protein, which translates into the protein MSEEHLRKMLETLSLYNTTNITQTFDQNGESVIKVSILPNTETFKVTHLPTQTIAYFDSQNDVINAIKGLLNE
- a CDS encoding magnesium transporter CorA family protein → MKEHAFSDGQWKWAEIDFLTEEDELRKLTTKYKVPNKWIKQAGYEERNTLQMNRNISQKEAIWGSLIYEVKPNDENSQKIFHFFLSRDTLITGNVDFINAKSMDKELVLQNMETVDTAIEGMMTIIDEVIDSILTQIDAMEMSIRDLLWKLQKSNGQRVLDQLMDLRHQLLVLKNLVIPVQEIHMAIKETFEEKDQNQVFYKRAGKQLDRCHYLISEYTQEVTTMVDLESITASVMGNEIMKTLTVITLLFAPISAWGAWWGMNFVHMPELNWTYAYLFAGLFIFINTLILYFYLKGKGWLGDLLNRKNS
- a CDS encoding DUF2254 domain-containing protein, which gives rise to MSRRQRKHEIHQSLWFKPLAYVMAAAVLAIVTLLIDMQVDLSVRASFFAFNHEATRTLVSTLIASILLLGAFTLNILLVFLTTLSSQFSPRMLQDFIATRETQHFVGLFNGSFIYVLLLFLFMNNFQQDEFVLVPLLTVFMTFSTAIIFLFFINHAIYWMQVHNITWNMRLISEEIIQKNLTEDMEKLKVVKAGDLKEELRKHAKIVKAPAAGYIQLVDFQGMVSAAQKEDIIIALHERIGDFMLAGNPLFSYWGLGADKVDEEVYTKCFAFGNKETEIQDNYAAMSKLAEVAIKSISNGDPRSAINAIYQLANLMRAIDEHITFTPYLADSDKQVRVITREQHFEGALYRGFGMIRHYAKGDLPIIIEIVSALRMLAQSSNPIRHTHIWRFAENTIENVSQEIIYDIDRDLLLEKLDLLANATGNGTEYEKLKKAIEQKKA